The DNA window AGCGCATTATCTTTCCCGACGCCTTCTTACTGATGGATTACTTGTTGTCGATTGCACAAAAAATTCTATCCGGCATTGTCGTCGACCGGAAACGGATGAAAACTATCGTCCGCAGCGCTCTTGATTTACATTTGTCGCAGCGGATTCTATCGGCGTTGGTGGCGGCGGGCAAGACCCGCAATGAGAGTTACGAAGTAGTACAATCCGCGGCGTTCACTGCCCGCGAAAAGAAGAAATCGTTGTTGAAAATCGCCGCCGAGCACAACTGGTGGGGATTACCACCCGAAGCAATAGCGGAGATTTCAAATCTTCGACCCGGCAAATACTGGCGTACGATCTTGAAACGCGCCGGCGTCTGATAATATTGGAAACAGGAGGAGACACAATTGGAAAAGCGAAATTTGCTCTACGAAGGCAAGGCAAAAAAACTTTGGGCAACCGATCATGAGAACAAGGTTGTGCAGCAATTCAAAGACTCATTGACCGCACAGAACGGTCAAAAGACTGGTTCCTTCCACGGTAAGGGAGCGATCAATTGCGAGATGAGTACCTTATTGTTCAACTATCTCGATAGCCACCACATCCCTACACATTTTATCGAGAGTGTATCGGAAACAGAAATGGTTGTCCGGAAGTTGGAAATGTTCCCGATGGAAGTTGTCGTTCGGAACATCGCTGCCGGTTCAATGTGCAAGCGATACAACATCGCTGAAGGGAACGAGTTATCGAGCGTTGTTTTGGAATACTATTATAAGAGCGATGCGCTGGGCGACCCGATGATGAATGAGTCTCATGCCCTGTCGTTTGGCTTTGCGACTATCGACCAAATCCGCGCAATTAACCGGATGGCGACCAAAATCAATGCGTTGCTCCGTTCTCATTTCGAGCGCCGCAATTTGATGCTTGTTGATATGAAATTAGAGTTCGGCAAATACGACGAAGAAGTCTACCTCGCTGATGAAATATCTCCCGATACGATGCGGGTCTGGGAAAAGAACACCAAAGTTAAGCTCGACAAGGATCGCTTCCGGCTCGATTTAGGCGAAATCGATAAAGGGTATCGCGAAATCCTCAAACGGATTAAAAACGAAGGATAAGCCATGCCTGTTACAAAGGACGGCTTGCCGGTACTGATTCCGGTTCTCGTTGTTACGGCGCTATCACTCTGGCTCGCATTTTGCAAGTGCGGCGGGTGGTGGTATTTCGCTGTGCCAATGGTTTTGTTTACGTTGTTTTCGCTCTGGTTCTTTCGGGATCCCGAGCGAAAAATTCCCGTCGGCGAGGACACAATCGTCTCGCCCGGTGATGGGAAAGTACTCGAATTGGTGCCAGTCGAACACGATGAATTCATCGGTGGACCGGCGCAGCGACTCTCAATTTTCCTGTCGGTATTCAATGTTCATGTCAACCGGAATTGTATCTCCGGCGTGGTGCGCGATGTCAAACGGTTTCCCGGAAAATTCCGGGTAGCTTACGATCATCGGGCAACTGAGGAGAATAATCGGTTGCGGGTTGATCTCGAATCGCCTAAAGGGAAACTGCGTTGTGTGCAGGTTACCGGGGCAATTGCCCGGCGGATTGTATGCCATCTATCAGTTGGTGACTCGGTGACCAAAGGCGAACGCTATGGTATGATTCGCTTCGGTTCCCGGATGGATATCATACTCCCGGCGACAGCGAAAGTGGTAGTGAAAAAAGACGATAGCGTTCATGGCGGTTCAACCGTCATCGCTCATTGGTGAGTCTGTAGCTCAGACCTCCTGTCTGAGCAACAAAAACCTTGATCTGTCGTCTGAGAACGTCTTTTAACTTTGCAATCACCAGTACGAATTGCAAACTCAATGAACAATTCGGATGTTGTTGCCTTAGCAGGAACATAGTGCTGTTTGGTAAAATCCGTTTCACATTCGATGATAAAAATGAGTAAACTTCGAAGTGCAATCCCATCATTCTTTACCTTAGGGAACCTTTTCTTTGGTTTCTTCTCGATTGTTTCATCTTTTCACGGGCTTTACACACAAGCAGCTTGGCTGATTGTGATTGCCGGGGTGTTCGACGCAGTCGATGGTAAGGTCGCCCGATGGGTTAATAGCGCCAGCGAATTTGGCGCCGAACTCGATTCGCTTTGCGATATCGTAAGTTTTGGATTAGCCCCGTCGATGTTGGTCTATGTGTATGCGTTTTCTGCAGTACCGTTACCGTTTGATCTCCCGATTGCGGTAGGCGTGTTTCTCGCCTTTTTACCGTCATTGGGTGGTGCAATCCGGTTGGCAAGATTCAATGTCATGTCGAGGGGAAAAACCGAGCACAAAAACTACTTTGTTGGACTGCCAATCCCGGCATCGGCGGCAACGATTGCTACCTTTATTGTTTTCACTCATTCAGTGTACGGAATCGATTATGCGCCGAAAGCATTGGTGTTTTTATTACCGATGCTGGCATTTCTCATGGTCTCCAAAGTGAAATACCATGCGTTGCCGCAACTGACATTCAAGCAGAGTCCCAAAGGACAGGCGCAGTTTCTTTTCGTAATTTTTTGCGTCGTAGCTATGGCTGTTGCCCCGGTGAAAACAGCGTTTCCCTTGATCTTGCTCTATTTAAGCTATGGCATATTGAGGGCGGTCTTCGGTCTATTTGTTCATCCCAAAGCCGTAGCGCATTAGGAGTTCAAAATGGTTTATGAAGTGCGGATATTCTTGAAAGACGGGTTGCTTGACCCCCAAGCGACCACGATTGAAAATGCACTGAAACGGTTACAGTTTTCCGAGTTAAATAGTGTACGATTGGGTCGAACATTTTTGTTAACCGTCGAACCCTACACTCCCCTCGAGCGGATTCAAGAGATGTGTAAGCAGC is part of the bacterium genome and encodes:
- a CDS encoding phosphoribosylaminoimidazolesuccinocarboxamide synthase codes for the protein MEKRNLLYEGKAKKLWATDHENKVVQQFKDSLTAQNGQKTGSFHGKGAINCEMSTLLFNYLDSHHIPTHFIESVSETEMVVRKLEMFPMEVVVRNIAAGSMCKRYNIAEGNELSSVVLEYYYKSDALGDPMMNESHALSFGFATIDQIRAINRMATKINALLRSHFERRNLMLVDMKLEFGKYDEEVYLADEISPDTMRVWEKNTKVKLDKDRFRLDLGEIDKGYREILKRIKNEG
- the pssA gene encoding CDP-diacylglycerol--serine O-phosphatidyltransferase encodes the protein MSKLRSAIPSFFTLGNLFFGFFSIVSSFHGLYTQAAWLIVIAGVFDAVDGKVARWVNSASEFGAELDSLCDIVSFGLAPSMLVYVYAFSAVPLPFDLPIAVGVFLAFLPSLGGAIRLARFNVMSRGKTEHKNYFVGLPIPASAATIATFIVFTHSVYGIDYAPKALVFLLPMLAFLMVSKVKYHALPQLTFKQSPKGQAQFLFVIFCVVAMAVAPVKTAFPLILLYLSYGILRAVFGLFVHPKAVAH
- the purS gene encoding phosphoribosylformylglycinamidine synthase subunit PurS, whose protein sequence is MVYEVRIFLKDGLLDPQATTIENALKRLQFSELNSVRLGRTFLLTVEPYTPLERIQEMCKQLLANPVMERYEIREVPS
- a CDS encoding phosphatidylserine decarboxylase family protein, with the protein product MPVTKDGLPVLIPVLVVTALSLWLAFCKCGGWWYFAVPMVLFTLFSLWFFRDPERKIPVGEDTIVSPGDGKVLELVPVEHDEFIGGPAQRLSIFLSVFNVHVNRNCISGVVRDVKRFPGKFRVAYDHRATEENNRLRVDLESPKGKLRCVQVTGAIARRIVCHLSVGDSVTKGERYGMIRFGSRMDIILPATAKVVVKKDDSVHGGSTVIAHW